The Ignavibacteriales bacterium genome has a window encoding:
- a CDS encoding flippase-like domain-containing protein: MLKKIKRNLSILLAAAAILYLALFFYFDSDLVFAALSKFNFSLLPLILLLALLNFSLRFLRWEYLLRYLNIKLKIKDSAGIFFSNLIMLATPGAMGELYKSYLVKKITNEPMSKTAPIIFTERLNDFIMLTIFSFAGAILLDQSLLLIVFTAVVFAVFVFILTNKTVTIKILTLLSQIKFLHKYLEQINTAYTSFHKMLGAKSLAAALLLSFLSWTIECLSVYFVFIALEINVEFIWTIFSYAFSILFGSLTALPGGLGATDGSLVYFLSNKGYEQSTAFAATIFIRLATLWFAVLVGSITMMIFRKRFNSFE, encoded by the coding sequence TTGTTAAAAAAAATTAAACGAAATCTTTCTATTCTGCTTGCGGCGGCGGCAATCTTATACCTTGCCCTCTTCTTTTATTTTGACTCCGATTTGGTCTTTGCAGCTTTGAGTAAATTTAATTTTTCTTTGCTTCCTTTAATTCTTCTTCTCGCTCTTTTAAATTTCAGCTTAAGATTTTTAAGGTGGGAGTATCTACTGCGCTATTTGAATATCAAACTAAAAATCAAAGACTCGGCAGGTATTTTCTTCTCTAACTTAATTATGCTTGCAACTCCCGGCGCAATGGGCGAATTATACAAAAGTTATCTTGTCAAAAAAATAACTAACGAGCCGATGAGTAAAACTGCGCCCATAATTTTTACAGAACGCCTGAATGATTTTATTATGCTTACTATATTTTCTTTCGCCGGCGCGATTCTATTAGATCAAAGTTTATTGCTCATCGTTTTTACGGCGGTGGTTTTTGCAGTTTTCGTTTTTATTCTAACTAACAAAACAGTCACAATAAAAATTCTAACCCTCCTTTCACAAATAAAATTTTTACATAAGTATCTTGAACAAATCAACACAGCATACACAAGTTTTCACAAAATGCTCGGTGCAAAATCATTAGCCGCTGCTTTGCTATTAAGTTTTCTTTCCTGGACGATTGAATGCCTTAGTGTTTATTTTGTCTTTATCGCATTAGAAATAAATGTTGAATTTATATGGACAATTTTCTCCTATGCCTTTTCAATATTGTTTGGCTCGCTGACTGCGTTACCCGGGGGGTTGGGGGCAACAGACGGCTCTTTAGTTTACTTCCTATCAAACAAAGGTTACGAGCAAAGCACCGCCTTTGCCGCAACAATTTTTATTCGGCTTGCAACTTTATGGTTCGCCGTACTTGTCGGCAGCATAACAATGATGATTTTTAGAAAAAGATTTAATTCATTTGAATGA
- a CDS encoding response regulator SirA, which translates to MAEIKQVKKRSGVLVPFNKGRISNAIYRAAVAVGGRDKEKADELADEVIKLLTKNNSTFITPTIEEIQDAVEKVLIENGHAKVAKAFILYREEANKRRESSAEKASHPSENIPWAKLHRILDWSVTKNLFTIEQLNERIQLGEFSQIVHESESAYEEDIKTAAEMIAERSKDLKMVLITGPSSSGKTTTTLKLEQRLEKRGLHFLPLVVDNYFFDLEMHPKDEFGDYDFETPQALDLEMINDHLQKLCSGEQVVIPFYDFKTGTRYLNRTPIQLKENEILLIDSLRGLYPPMTTGINDQQKFKLYLEPLMQMKDNNGKFIRWTDIRLMRRMLRDWAFRAYNPQQTLEHWHYVRASELRNIIPYNNTADFIINSAMPYELPVYSHKLADKFIEWEENLKNNPLKNDAYQRALRVKNILASIKKVDDESAIPGDSVIREFIGGSTLNYH; encoded by the coding sequence ATGGCTGAAATAAAACAAGTAAAAAAAAGAAGCGGGGTTCTCGTTCCTTTCAACAAAGGTAGAATCAGTAATGCAATTTATCGTGCAGCAGTTGCAGTCGGCGGTCGGGATAAAGAAAAAGCTGATGAACTTGCAGATGAAGTAATTAAACTTCTAACAAAAAATAATTCCACTTTTATTACTCCCACCATTGAAGAAATTCAGGATGCAGTTGAAAAGGTTTTGATAGAAAATGGACATGCTAAAGTTGCCAAAGCATTTATTCTTTACAGGGAAGAGGCAAATAAAAGGCGGGAGTCAAGTGCAGAGAAAGCATCTCATCCATCGGAAAATATCCCCTGGGCAAAACTCCATCGAATTCTTGATTGGAGCGTAACGAAAAATCTTTTTACTATCGAACAATTAAATGAAAGGATTCAGCTTGGAGAATTTTCACAAATTGTCCACGAAAGCGAATCTGCTTACGAAGAAGATATTAAAACCGCAGCAGAAATGATTGCCGAAAGAAGCAAAGACCTGAAAATGGTTTTGATCACCGGTCCTTCTTCTTCCGGAAAAACCACCACCACCTTAAAGCTTGAACAACGATTAGAAAAACGAGGCTTGCATTTTCTTCCATTGGTTGTTGATAATTATTTCTTCGATCTTGAAATGCATCCTAAAGATGAATTTGGCGATTATGATTTTGAAACTCCGCAGGCGCTTGATCTTGAAATGATCAATGACCATCTGCAAAAACTTTGCAGTGGCGAACAAGTAGTAATTCCGTTCTATGATTTTAAAACCGGCACAAGATATTTAAATCGCACTCCCATTCAACTAAAAGAAAATGAAATACTTTTAATTGACAGCCTGCGCGGACTCTACCCCCCTATGACAACCGGCATAAATGATCAGCAAAAATTTAAGCTATATCTTGAACCCTTAATGCAGATGAAGGACAATAACGGAAAATTTATTCGCTGGACAGACATTCGACTGATGCGCAGAATGCTTCGTGACTGGGCATTCCGAGCTTACAACCCTCAGCAAACTCTTGAACATTGGCATTATGTCCGGGCAAGTGAACTGCGAAATATTATTCCTTACAACAACACCGCTGATTTTATTATTAACAGTGCTATGCCTTACGAGCTTCCCGTTTATAGTCATAAGCTGGCTGATAAATTTATTGAGTGGGAAGAAAATCTAAAAAATAACCCTCTGAAAAATGATGCTTATCAACGCGCATTGAGAGTTAAAAATATTCTCGCTTCAATTAAAAAAGTTGACGATGAATCAGCTATCCCCGGTGATTCTGTCATCAGAGAATTTATCGGCGGCAGTACTTTGAATTATCATTGA